Genomic window (Phragmites australis chromosome 5, lpPhrAust1.1, whole genome shotgun sequence):
TTATAGATTATAGTATGCAATCTGCAAATTGAAACAATCAAGCACTGTGAGTCGTTTCCTCGTGCTATGCCATTTGAGACGAGCATTTTCAGTTTTATGATTTCGTTGTATGAGCTAGAAGCAATATCAAAATCTGGTGAGCCAGTAATACTTGCAATGGAAGTTCAGACATTCAAAATTACAGATAGTAGAATCGGTCGCTGTTCAAGTCGCGGTCATGAGTTTTCTTGACAACTGACAAGACAGAAAAAAACGTTGATATTTTCTCCCCTCTGAGAAGGAAAAAACACATAGCCGTAACGTCGACATGCGCGTCAGTAAGACAAACAAAACTGTACATTGTTTTCTCGAAACAGACTAACAGAGTACCCAGCATCCCCTTTCACCAATCGTTttgatcatcaacatatactaaGGTTCTGGAAAATGTGAGTGCCAGACTGCCAGTCCATGTGTCGACATACTAATGAATCCCTCTAGCCAATGGTGACTGATGTGTCGACATAATTGACGTTCTTTTGTATGTTCTGATGCTCAACTTCACAGCTGATGCATCTGTGTTTACCAAGTGAGTGAGTGACGAAACTATATCAGCGTCGCTGTTTGGTTGGTCACTAGACAAGACCCTCACATGGCTACAGCGGCCAGAGGGCACACAGCTAGCAGCCGGTGCGGCGCGCGGCAAGCGTCgcacagagcggcccggcggCCGGCGCGCATCGGTGCGATGCGCGACACGTCCGAGAGCGTGCGCCGGGCGCTCACGTGTGCCCCCCGAATGGCCAGCAGCCCGCCTCTGCATGCAAAGCGTTCTCGCCGGCACGAGGCGAATAGTCTTTCGGTGTGCTGCGATGTCGTAACGTGTCAAGAATCTTGCACGGGGAGAAGCTCCCCAAGTGTGCTTTTCTTTAAGGTACCGTTTCAATGGAAGATCGTGAAAAATTgtgtatatattttaaattataagaaCTTAGATTATAAAATAGTTTACCTATAAATGAttctctctttctccattgGAGCGTGCGAGGTGGGTTACATCTATATAGTTGTAATCAGTGGAAGATAAGTCATTACGTCAGAACATTCGCTGCTTCCTCTCCTCTTTCTGCTCCTCTTCTATGCCAAAAAATTAATGGAAAAAAGAGGCTCGAGGGACTCTCAGTATCTCCCGGGTAGGAGCTTGAGCCCTCTCCGCCCTATGTGGAAGCCCTCTCTGCCCTATGTGGATCCGTTCCTTGCTGCAACTTGCGAACAACAACGATGGGATGGGCGCCGAGAAGGGTTCATCATTCATCAGTGGGCCTTTGATTTGTTAACTCCAAAGAACACTTCACTGTTTATAAAGTCAGAAGTGATCGTGCAGTGTTGGGGATTGATTTCTATGGCACGTCCTCCGTACAAACAGTACGGCTTGTAACCCCTTCATGCTTCTGAACCGCTCGATTAACCTAGAAATTGCTACTACATTTTAGCTCAACACTAGAAGTCTGAAGAAATCGATGTTTGTTATTTTATTGAGAAAAGTATTTGTATCACACTCCCCTTCGTATAGGGTGAAATATTTTCTATTAAGCTCGTGAAATGCATGAAGTGGCGCAAATATATGCCAGTTGCTAAACTACATGACAAACGATATGAATGATAAGTTTAGGTGCTCCGGACCTACTAATACTGTATTCGACGACATGATTTCAATCTGGACATGAATGTGACAGGTATATAAGGGGACGATGATTCTCTTTTGTTAATGTTCAACAGCTGTTGAATCACTGTTCATTCGGGTAGCTGAAACAATGTTATTACCAAGTCACCACTCGTTGATACCCAAGGCTATCCGTTGCAAAATTTCACTGTGAGGAGAGGCCTGACGAAGGGAGTAAAATCTTATAGCAGCAACACACTTGACACTTGCGAATGAGTCCATGAGAAAAGGCCACAGCAGTTGTCTTGCCATTTCTTTCATCCAGCATACAGGAATATCGGATCACATGCCAATCGCACGCAAAAACACACACAAATACCAGTTGCACGTACGAGCTTGACAAAAGCCCTGTACTGAGGCTGTAATCCAGAACTGCAACCGGTCGACCCGACCGGTTTTTTTCAAGACAATAGGGACGAACCGATTCCGGTCAGGCTGCCTCTCGCGCTTGTTCGTTGGCAACCAACAAAGTAACTGGAGGCCACATGCATGCCACAAACTTGAGGCGCCATGCATGCACGAATCAATTCATGTGCACTTTTGAAGTTCATGTATCGTCGTTGACTCGTAGCAGTGTTTAGGATGCCGTTCGAACGATCGAGGCATTTACCGAGCCCAGACGGGGATGCTCTGCGGGCTGCTGCTCCGCCGCTGTTCCTTCCTCGCGGCGGGCTGCTTGgacctcttctccctcgcctcGTCGGTCTCGATCTGCTGCTGCCTGCACTCCTCGCTGCAGAACGGGGTGTCGCCCCTGCACGACGCGCGGAGAACCATCAATCACAACCAACCAGAGTGGCGGATTCTTTTCCGTAAACTTTTACGGGCCATGGCATGCTGGCGTCTGTGTGTGACGTTTACCTGTACATGAAGATGTCCCTGTTCCCGCCAAGCAGCCACCTGCACCGGAAGCAGGCGTCGAGGTAGTGCTGGCGGAGCTCGCCGGCGTCGTCTCCATCGCGGGGCGCGCGACGAGGCCTCGGAGATGGCGAGCTCGGGTTGCGCGTCTCCAAGGAGGCGGGGAAGTAGTAGTAGTCCTCCATTTCTTGCCTCGGTCTCGGTGGGTTTCCTTTTCACTAGCTGCTTCTTGGCCGGGACACGGGAGGAGGTGGAGTTTGCGGGGAGAGGCGGGCGCGGTTTATAAAAGAGGAAGGCAgggaagaaaattatatgagactCTCTGCGTAGGGGAGGGTGCTGCGCGTTTTTCGTTTTGGACCCTTTGGTTTTTGTGGGACTGCACAATACTCCTACGTCATATGGCAAGTTTACAAATCAGTTTTATAGTCGAAAACCACAGCCTATCGAATTTCTGAAATTCGTGAATATAAAAAATCTCTTAAAATTTGGTGAGAGTTAGGCAAAATTTACTCagtcaaatttataaaattcggtgagaattcgaCTGAATAAATCGTTTGGTAACCACTCGAATTAAACTAAAAACCGActgtattttttgaatttttccaCATTGAACGTATTTCGAACAAATTCCTTGAAAATCGTTTAGTTTTCCCGATTTACCGAGTGTATTTCCCGAATTATAgtgaagttcaaaaaaaaagtttaaccttgtaaaatcaataactaattcatctgagcttcaaataaaataaaataatttttttggttttcttgtaacataatctacacgataaaagtatttatactcattaaaaagttgaatattttctgtgagaaaatgtatttgctaaacctagttaaatgctagttaattctttgctaatccaaaaatcatgaaaccaatttttttaatcctgttacatgatcctatgtcttttaaaaatacatgaacacaTTAAATAGTTATTGcaatatgcatgattgtgtaaatatgttgtaactagataaGCCATAGTCTAAGTGCCCCCTTCAAGTTTGGCTGGGTCTAAAAAATCTATTGTTTGTACCGTAAAATCTAATGAAAATTTGAATCTAAACTTCAAGCTGTCATTGGGCCAGTTCTGCCCCTCCCTACATCCTCCAGTGAGAGGTCCTCCAAAGAGAATGAGAGGAAGGTGGTCAGGCAACTGGGCAAGTGGCAACAAAATCTAAAGCTGGCTCCTTTGAGTGCTATGTGGCCAAACCAGTGGCCGAGTAAAACCAGGGCCGCAAAGTGGCATGGTGCCATGGTATTATAACGAACATCAGCACCTTGTGGCACACGCGCATCGTATTCTATGCTCTTCTCCCCTTGCTCAACCCCACTGGTGTTTTAGTATTACATGAGCCGTCCATTTTGATGGCTAGAATAACCTAGGCTCCAGAGATGACTTGGCTCCTGGTTTCTGTGTGGCCCTAAACAAGTATGCACTGGGCAATTAGCATGCTTGCTTGATCTCACACCAATGCTGTTGAACTTGTGTGCAAAATTGAAAGATGAACTTTCGCCTTAAACTAAGAGGGATTTGGTCAAACAGATAGTGTCAACCCTCGTCCTAGAGGATTTGAGGTCCAAAAATAAaccgtatttataaatttctaAATATTAGTATATGTAATGCGAGTAAAGTAAAGTATATGTCAATCTTTTGCTTTCTCTGTTTATAAGTGAATGTCATTATGGACGAGGCACTCCAACCCCTCCGGgcagttatgaattttttttaaaaagtcaaGTGTGCATATGTATCTAGAAGTGTGTAGCTTTGTAGGCCTTGTTTggaaaatagaatttttttaagtaaatttcaaaaacttacaactattttgacacacgttaaaaaaaaactataacttttaaaaatttacaactattttaacacatattgtaaaaaaactacaattttctCACCGTGAATCCACCTATCATCCTCTAGCAACAGGTAGACCCACGGTTGCTAGGAGATGATAGGTAGATTCACAgtgagaaagttgtagttttatgtaaCATGTGTCGAAATAGTTGTAGGTGTTTAAAATAAGAATTAGACGTTATACTTTTCTgcaatatatatcaaaatagttatagatttttaaattttaaattttcttctTCTAAAACTTATGACTGAGTACAGTGATTATGCACCATAAATATGGAATGCCCTTGTCAATTGTCACTTTCATGACACCCAATACATTGAGTGCATGACTTCCtcacactttttttttaataaaataaacatTGCTCTCTCGCTACAAATTAAAAATATGCTTATGAACAGCATGAAGTAAGATCATTATTCAAAGGACGAAGCCGGTGCAATTCCGCATACCTGCATCACCTTGCAAACTTTACCAAATAGTCGGCTCTCACTCGCGTGCAAACCTTAATTACGACGATACGAGCCACAACCAGGTGGACGCGTGCTTGTAGTGGCGCCGTCGATGAGATTGATTAGAACAAataggcttttttttttaaaaaaaactaggtgACTTTATTCGATAATTACCGGtataataaaaaatctaaagaTTACATAATAATACGCACATAAATACTAGTTCGCAACACCCCGATTACCGCTACCGAGTTAGATCAGAGGAGCTAATCAAGTTTTTGAGCCACAATCAACGTGAAATGCTATTAGACCGTTAAATGAATCAGACGAACCTGTCAAACGGGTAGATTACAacttcctcttttttttaaaaaaaacagagacAACGACACCATCAAAACCAACGTAGAAAATCGACAAGTCAAAGAATAAAAGAATCTTTTCGAATCCTTCAGATAAGAAATCACATAGAAACAAAAGCACCAATAAATCTATAACAAAATTCACTGAAAAAAACTACAAACTAACTAAATAAGAAAATAAGCTAACTAACTATACTAGTACCCTCCTCCGCCGAGGCCGACAGACCGTCAGGGCCAGAGGCTGGCCGATCGCCGTTAGCCTCGGAGTTGCCTCGGTCGTCTCCGGTTTGCCTCCGCTCCGGAAAGGCTAGCTCTGATAGAACAAATAGGCATAGACGCGCCTGCTCGCATGGACCTTCGTTTTCGCTGGGAACGGGACGGGGACGTTTGGTCTCGTCGGGCCTCCATGTGTTGTGGACGTCCCCTTGGTTGGGccgtttttttttaaagtttggTTAGGCCGTTTTGATAGTCGTGATTGCGGTTTACCTGGACGTGTTGAAAGGTGGGACATCGGACATGGCTCATTGTCGAATTTTTTATTTCTGAAATTTGtaaatatgtgtttgttttaaaaaattataaatatataagtatatcgTCCGGCAATATGTCCATATACCACGAGGTGAGCCCACTGGGAAAGCTTTTAAAAGGTAGACGGATAGGTGTCATGTGGATCTATCTATCCGTTGGATAGATGACATGTCATTAGCGTTCGTCCAACAAGTGACAAAGGTAtaaatctgtaatttttcaaaataaacacatatatttataaatttcgaaaataaaaatatataaataaaaaagtccTCAATTATCGGCCGGTGCGAGCCAGCTGGGACGAAGCAGCAACACTAGCCCTATTGGTGAAGCAAGGTAGACAGTACAATCTGCTACTGATAGGTTGTGTCAGACAATAATTAAGGCGGCACACGGAGATTCAGGAGCAAACCCGGATCAACTGCAGTTGCGGTAGCTACTGATCCAGCCATCCAACCAGCAAGAGTGGCTAGGATTGACCTTTTTGCAGCGTTACACAGCTACTAGTATTGGATGACAGAGGTAAAGCTAACAAGAGAAAATGTATGcaattaacaaaagaaaaagctAAATCATTCAGCTGAGTACTTATCAGCCAACCGTAGGTAATTCTTAAACTGTAACACAAAAGGGCATGCACTAATGATTTTGAGGCCTTTCATCCTGCAAATTTCAGTCCATATGCACTTCAAAGGAGTGATGATAATTGAGAATCTTCAAGGCCATCTGAACTCTGAAAAAAGAGAGACATAATAAGATAATAGGATATTTGAATGAAGTGCCAACAGATGTGTTTTAGTATTTAGCGTACCATAAGAAGCTGAGTATAAGTTCTAAGTGATTCATATTCTTGACATGCATATGTATTGGTTGCAGTGTTTCTCTCATGTGCTTGTGATGCTGAAAATGCTTGCTGCATAGGCTTATATGCTTTGTTCTTCTTTGCCTTCTCGAATTTATCAACTCAACTAGGCTTACGCTTCGATCCTCCTTtttccctttcctttttcttgagacCAGTCACACGTGCATACTTCTCAGGTAAAGATGAATGGTGCCTGAACACTAGACTTTTCAGCATCATCATTTGAaatttctctgatttttttttccaacatgTTTACTGATTCTATGAAGTCCTTCGACAAGCATGTAACACTCTTCAAAATCTGTAGCTCGAGAAGCCAATGGAAAGAACTGTTGATAGAGATATTTCTACCGAAGTGCGGCATCTAATTTAGGATCTTCCACTATATCACTCAGATGCATGTCTCAGGATAATTCCCGATCTTTCACCTTGAGTCCATCGCTTAAAAATGTATCTTACAGGTAACAACTTAATGTGGACTAAATTGAGAGCTTTGAGGGCATGCATACACAACAAACCAATTCTCTCAAATAGTCGACAACTACATGAGACAATCTAATTGACACGGTTGAAAATGACATTTCTCTCTTCTTTAAGTGCAAATGTCTCATCAAGGACTCCAATTGCAATGACAAATTCATTTGCTCCGTATGAACCTTTTGTGTAAACTGACATGAATTTTTCATATTCACCTTGGAAGACTTCAAATATATGAGGTGTGTAAGTATTGTTTGCTTGAATCAGAATAGGTGTCATCATCTTGACCATTGGCAATATCTTTATAGATTCAAATTCAGCTTGTGACTCCTTCCTTCTCTTGTCTTTGACAATGCGCTCCACACGCTTTAGGATCCTAATGATATCAAGATCTGATTTTAGATAGCATTTCAATGAATTATTCAAGCTGTCACTCAATTGAGTACTTCACATTCCTATTGTAAAAACATCCAGCATATAGCATTCAGTCCACTTCTCTTTCAACTTATAGAGCTATCCAACCAAGTAACTTTGCTGACTTTTGTCCCCATGGCATCAAATGCTTCCTCAAATTCTCCCCTTTCTTCGTACTCGTACATGCAAGAGCTGAAATTTGATAGAATACTTGAATCATCTATCTCCTGAGAATTCAAGTGCTTATGTGAATCATCTATCTTGACCCTTGGCAGTTTCTTTGTAGAATTCGAGTGTTTTATTGCATTATGTGATATGTGTCAAGTACATAAACCATGTCATGCACTACTAAAGACCTCAGCCACAACCTTTCCCATTGCAATATCATGATCTGTAAAAATTGTTTGAGGTTGCTTTTGATTATGTGTCGCTAAAAATGCATTAAACAACCACTTGAATGACACAAAAATTTCATCACACATCAAAGTTGCACCAAAAACCACGATTTCTCTAAAGTGATTGAAACCAACAAACATACCACTTGGTGTTCCTTCTTTGTTTGTCCCAAAGGTAGTGTCAAAAGTCACAACATCACCGAAATGAGCATAGTCGACAATCATCTTTGTATCAGCCCAAAATATATTTGCAATCTGTTCTTTACAATCCATTTGCAATGTATACCTAAAGGAGGGGGTTCTCGACGAACTTTATCTTGAAAATACTTGAGTAAACTTCCAGCCTCACCATAAAGCATGCCCCTTTGGCGCTTAGTTCGGAAATAGTTCTTGTGATCACGAATGGTGTACACAAGGTTAGCTAATCCACCAATATGTCGATCAAAAAACTCATGCGCAGGTTTAGGTCCAATGCTCGGATCATCAGCCACATCAATCTCAATAGCTTGGTGCTTAGAAATTTTCCTCTGTGATGGCATCATACGACTTGTTTGTGCAGTTTAAATAATGTAGTTGTGTTCAACAAATATGTCATGTACCATGTCAGTCCCATTCTCCCTAAGTAATGCCCATGCGAGCTCATACAAGAACATGTTGCGATGTGTAACTCTTTCGAACATCGAAACCCACCTGACCACCATATGTGAACCAAAAGTCTCAGCTTCCTACAAATTGCTAAATGTCATGCCAATTTTAGAATCCAAAAAGGAGTTGTACTAGCCATTCTGTTATGAATAGATGACACAACAATATCAAGAATGGCATTAAAGAAAAATGGTACTGAAAGAAAAGCAAAGGAATAATGGAAGCAAAAGTTTTGCAGAGATTAGTGGTACCTGCTCGGTTTTTCTCCATCGTCATCTCCCTTTGTCTTAGCTATGTTGTGGTTGAGAGGGAGAAGAGTTAGAAGATTGGGAGGGAGAGAGCTGAAGGACAGAGCAAATGGCGCCAACTCTGTCGACTCTGTGCGTTTTCCCTCCAACAAGGGTTGGTAGATGTaagagaaaaggaggaaaaaagaTGGCCTATTGATCCTAGCCGTTGCTTGCTGGTTGGATGGTTGGATCAGTAGCTACCGCTTAAATTGCAGTAACTACTGCAACTACAGTTGATCCGTGTCCGGGGTTCAGTGAGGCAACAAGGTGAGAATGGAACGCTAGATGGATCAACTGGACACCTACGAATGCCCCACAGGCACATGCAAGGGCAAGGTTGGTGGCACACCGCCGCACATGTGACAGTCCGAGCAGAGTCTATCACAAAGTTTCCGATTTTCCTTCAACTAGCACGCCCATTTTCTCCCCTAGCTAGGAAGCGCCCTTTGCTCCTCTCGCTGCCAGCAAACCAGACGTGCAAAATACCCGCTAGTACAATTGACTACCAGGTACTGTACCAACCAGCTCCTGGTTTAGTTCGTGTAATGATTCTGCCTCTCACTAGAACCATGTGTCAGCCTCAAGCCATCGAGCTGCCCTAGACCATTAGGCCACACCTAAGCCTTGCTCTAAACTAAGGCAACCTTCTAGGAAGTCCTGAGACGAACCATATTCCTCCACCCATGTAGTGTAGATATAGCCGCAGAAATAATGTCGAGGGAGATCGACCCATCTCACCAGCTCACCATTGCGCGCCAACAACGACATGATCTCTTTCCCTTTGTGGCTATGTGTGTTGCTGGAAGTTGCATTATTACTTGATTCTGGTGGTCGTCGGCGCGCACATGCTGGATTGATACAGAACCCTGCACTGATTTGTACCGACAGGAGAAAATGCAGCAGCGCGCCACCCTTACACGTACGCCAATGCATGAGCGGGTTGTCAGTACTCCAGCATGCGATTCCGTGTCTCTAGAAGCTTAATTTTGCCGAGGTACGCACTACACATACCTTGATCGATGAGCTTTTGGGACGATCGACCGATTGGAGCGTGACAAGTTGCGTCCTGATGAGCAATGAACAGTGGATGCTTTGACACTTACTAGTAGGGAAGAATAACCATGCACTGCCTGGAGAATCTGTGGAGCCCAAGTGGAGGCAACGGATTGGTCGTTGAGTAATTTGTTTGTCGCCCCGTCTCGTGATTCGGGCCAATGGGCCGGCATCTATACTTTCCCGTTAGGCCGTACACTTTCTTCGCCCAACTTTATACTCACAGAAGCAACCAAACCATCTTTCTCAGATTAGTACTAATTTTCACTATTGAAAATTTCTGACACAGTTTTAGTTGTGGTTAGAACATCTTCAGTAGTTCATCTAACACATCTCTATAGTTAAATGCATAtgattcggcaaaaaaaaaaaaaaaccgctCTCCAGCAACTCTCCAACCCATCATCTATTTTTGAGTATCCACTAAAGCACCCTCCACATCCGCTAATATAAATAACATCTTTCATCCCCTATCCAGTCACACCCCTACTGATGTGAGATATAAAAGGTGAGATTTAAGGGATTTGCTGGAGTGTAAAGAGATATAGGAGTTTAGAGATATGGGGATGAATTTAAGGAAATTTTTTGGACATACTCTTAATATTGCTGCTAATTTAGATCTCAGACACACATTTAGCCAAAGATGTATGTGGTTAGTCATCTTTCTGTCAGGTTCGAGGTGCTACAGGGCGTGAGGAACTGATTGCAAGGAGACAACTAaaatgcatatacatatatataggggaaTGCCGCCATATATTACACTTCAAACAGCCGTTGCTAGCTCTTACACTTGCTCACGTATACACATCACGTGCCAAAAGACGATCGGATGCTTCTTTCTGCCTGCTGATTAGGTCACAACGGGCACATTCGCCGCGAGTTTGACGTGGCTGGACTCGGCGGCAGGCGTCTCATGCGTATGGCGTCATTGCTCTTTCCTCACTGCATGCTCCGTCTTCAAGAGCTTGTTATTCCTCACAACCACCTTGTCCCTTACCATGTGGTGGTACTTGCACTCCACACTACATAATGGCGTGTCCCCTCTGTTGTTCGCAACggatcaaagaagaagaaaaggaccAGAATAGCACTCAGAAATAAGAAATTAACAGACTGTCACTGTATATTGGTTGTAGCAGCTTGCTTATCGAGAGCATCAGAAGAAGCAAACAGGTGCGTGATACAAACCTGTACATGAAGATGTCGTGGTACTCGGTTAGTCGCTTCCCGCAGAGGGAGCAGGCATCCATGGAGTGGTGGCAGGTCTCGGCGCTGTTGAGTGGCTCAATATCGAAgaatgaagaggaggaagaagccatCTTCGTTCAGTATTGGAGCTCAGCCTGAGGCCTTAGGCTACACTACTAGACTGAACTGAACGAGTCTTACCAGCAGAGAAAGTCCTTATAAAAGAGAAGGGAGAGAAAAAGGTAGCTGTTGAGTTAGGTGCTGATGCGCGAGACACAGCTAGATTTCCAGGaacctcttctccttcctccctttctccttcctctcttgGCCGCAGCAGTACCGCTAGGGGCACATTTGTTTGCTTACCCGCGTGCCAGCCCCCCTTGGCCCTTGCCCGCCTTGGTGGCACCGGGCGTTGTTAACTACGATGCCGCAGAATCCACAACAACAACGGAGATCCAATTCTTTATGCCCCTACTCGAATCCATGGGGGCCCTTGTTGCGTTGCTGGCTCATAGTTTAGTGCGCTGGTGTCGCCACGTTGCAGTTGCAAGATCGGTATACCTTAAATTAGAGCCCTAAtcaatctttttttaaaaaaaaacagcactAAACAATCTTTGTACGGCCGATTTGCTCCGTAGTTAAGTGCAATGGAACCGTGAAAGATTCAGGCTGTTAGCCTATTGCCACTAGCATTTCTAGTCGACGTGCGACAGGTGATGACAGGGCATGTTGGTGGCTCTATGAACTATGATTTGGGAGAAAAAGGCTTTGGACTGATGTTTTCTCGTTCTTTTGGGTTTTCAGGTGGAGAATTTCACggagaagaaagggaagaaaGCGCGAGGAAGAAAGGGCTTTGTGCTCACCTTTACCACGCCCCTCGCTGTGTCTCTCGTCCTCAGTTGCTTTTACTGAACTTTATTTACGGCGGATCCAGGCACATGCTGCAACAACGTGTTGTCCCAGGAACAAAGGGTCTATTTGGTTTTGACCCACCCTTACCTTGTTAATGCTCAACACGTCAAAATATTAGTGGAGGAATCAGCCTCCAGTGTTTTTACggtaaaaatccaaaattatatgagtgtatttatcgaaatagacaacatgttattgtatttacaaatttagcatccgtattcgacgcatcatttaccgaaaatagattttcggtACACTGTACGCCGAAAAAatctatattcggcacaccatgtgccgaatacggcactgtagcccatattcggcacaccgtgtgccaaatatcaccgtattcggcacatggtgtgttgaatatgggctacagtgctgtattcggcacacgatgtaCCGCATATGAGTTTTGCCTGTCGTGCGATCTCCGATGGCGTGCAAAGCCCATATTCTACACACTGTGTACCGAATACGGCGCTGTAGCTTATATTCAgcacacgatgtgccgaatacagttgaTATTCGACATACCGTATGCTGAATATGACGGGACTCGTGATTTTTTGGTGTACCGAAATtccattttcggtaaatgatgtgTCAAATAcaaatgctaaaattataaatacgataatatattatctatttcggtaaatacacttatatatattatctaattttatatttctGCCGTGTTTTCACCGCGTGGTGCGGAAAATAAACTGACGGCCGGCATGGGGCGTGA
Coding sequences:
- the LOC133919536 gene encoding FCS-Like Zinc finger 2-like, which gives rise to MEDYYYFPASLETRNPSSPSPRPRRAPRDGDDAGELRQHYLDACFRCRWLLGGNRDIFMYRGDTPFCSEECRQQQIETDEAREKRSKQPAARKEQRRSSSPQSIPVWAR